Genomic DNA from Leptospirillum ferriphilum:
TCGCCTTTTCGGGCTCTTCCGAAGAGATGGCCCGGGGGATCTTCGCTCTTCTCGAAGGCGAAATCCTTGTGACGCGGGCTTTTTCTTCCACTTCCCGCGACACCTCCGTGCTCCCGGTTGTCCGTTCTCTTCTGAACTGGCAGGACGATCGTCCTGCCAGAGGGGACACTCCGGACCCCGACAAAATGGAGCAGACACATTCAGCTCAGTCTCATTCATCGCATGTATAAGGAGAACCGATGACAAACAAACATGTCTTTGTGGTGTATTCCGGAGAATCCGATCCCGGACGGGTGTATCATGCCCTGGTCTATGCCCTGCAGGCGGCCCGGCGCGGTGACGAAGTCCGTCTTTTCTTTGCGGGCGACGGCACATATTGGCCGGAAGTCCTTGAAAACAACCATCCCACCATGGGAGAGATGTTCCAGGAACTCAAAAACCGGAACGTCCTCGAAGGGGTGACCAAAACCTGCGCCATGGCCTACGGCCGGGCGGAAGCGGCGGGAAAGATCCTTCCCCTGGTCTCCGGACCGGAAGAGAGCCGGGGACAGGTCGACCTTCTGGATTTCGCCGACCGGTCCTACCGGATCTGGACCTACTGATCCAAGACATCCCCTGCATCCCCTGAACGGGCAGGGGTCCGAAAACATGGGACAGGGGGATCGGGTCCCCTGTCCCGCTCGTTCTCCGTGAATTCCTCAGGGAGGGCTCTTCATGAACCGCCGTTTTGCCTTTCTTTTTGCCGGAGCTCTTCTCTCCGCCGGTTTTCTTTTCTCACAGAACTCCCGGGCCGATGACCTGCCGCCCATCCGGAATGTCCCCGTTCTCGACCAGCCTCCGATCCTCGCCTGGCCACGGGACGAAAAACCTCTGTCCGCCGACATCACCGATCCGTCCGCCGACACCCTGTCCGATCTTCATGGCGTTCTCCGGGGAGACGCCTGCCGGAGGCTGGATCTCCTATTGTCCACCGAGGGCAACTATTACATGGCCCTCCGGGAGCTGGTGAAATCGATCCTGAAACCCGGAACTCCGGGGGCACCCGGGAGCTTTCTCTATACCACAAGCCCCCCCGTTTCCCTGCCCCAGAGCAGGGCAAATGCGCTGAGTCTCGGAAACCTCCGTATCCTGTGCCGCCCGGAGGTGGCGGTGGCCTCCTGGCCGACGATCCGGAAGCTCCAGCAAGCCGGTCTGGCGGAAGGGCGCCCGATCCCTGTCATCCAGGGAGAGGGGGAGGTTCTCCTCGTGAAAAAGGGAAATCCGCTCCACATCCGGTCCGTCTGGGATCTGGGACGTCCCGGTGTCCGGGTGGTAACACCGAACCCGGTCAAGGAAAAAGGGGCATTTCTGGCATATGCGCGAACGCTCTACCAGATTGCGAAAAACGATCCGCATCCCCCTGCCGGGTGGACCGCCGAAAAACTCTTCCGGGCAGTGTATGACTCGTCCGACCCGCACAAGTGGGTTGCCGGTCCGCGCATCCACCACCGGGACGAACCCTGGTCGGTGGCCTATGGGCATGCCGATGTGGCCATTCTTTTTCATCAGCTGGGTCTGGCAACACAGAGGGCATTTCCGGATGTGTTCGATCTTGTTCCCCTGGGGGGCACGATCGAACATCCCCGTCCCCTGCCCGGATCGGTGATTTCGACCAGCGTGCTCGTACGGATCCGGGGCCACTGGTCCCCTGGACAGAAAAAAGCCAGGGAAGCCCTGGTCCGGGCGTATATGTCCCGAAGATTCACGCAGATTCTCAGACGATGGGGAATGAAGAGACCGGAGGGATTTGGGGCAGGAACGGACACGCACATGCCCTGAAATCATGCCCCCCAAACATCTCACTTTTAAAAGGGAAACAGACGAAGACGAATATATCTTTAAAAAAGATAGGTTTTTATATTAAAGAAAATAAAAAACATATCTCTGAATTTTTACAAAAAAATGACTCCACGCAAGAGAACATCGAACAATCATTTCTCCTGAAATATTTTTAGGGGCTTACACTAAGGAGCCATAAAATCTTTCAACAAAAAATCGTGATTCTTCTCACGATAAATTGACAATTTCAATCTTCTCTGTTAGAGATACATCCATTTCCAAATGGTCACTTTTTTAAAAAAGTGACCGGAAATGAGCCACTCATAAAAATTAATTTTTAAAATTGAGAAAATTTGAAACTTCATTTTACATCTAGGTCTTGTTTTACTAAACAAACATCACTTGCCTGGTCCTATGCGCCGATGAAGACTTTTCTAATTTCTCAACTTTTAATCCTTCAAACTGAAAGACTTAACATTCCTGATCTCTTCTTCAACCTGTTTGTTGTTCCCGATGATTATTTCAATAAAATAAACCCTATAAAAACTTTTCTCTCGTATTTGCATTATCTTCTCCCGGACAAATTCGCAATCAAAAAAATCCGGCTTTCTTCCCAATGATAGACGAACGCTCTTCTGACCTGGAACTTGTTTCCTCCGACAGCAAAGGATATGTGATTATCCGTTACAGGGATCTTTATGTCGGAATTGCAAAAAATGATCTGAAGATTGACCCATTTGTGGAATATTTAGGTGATTGCTTTCTCTCCCCGCGCGTCCTGGTGGCAAACAACCTTGAAATACTTCAACAACGGATGAATGACGCACGCATGTCCCGAAATGATCAGAATCCAAAAACTGGCGAGAATTCGCCCCTCTGAGAGACCAAGAATCTATGAAACGTGAAAAAGTGGATGTCCTTTTTATCAATCCGGGAGACAGGGAAGCGGTCTACCAATCTCTTGGGAAAACATTTTCGGCCATCGAACCTCCGTCCCTTGCGGGTTTTTTCGCCACATATATTCGAAAAAAAGGAATGAGCACCCAAATCATCGATGCTCCTGCCTTAAACCTTAGTCCCCGGACTATCGCCGAATTTGTCTCCGACAATTACGATCCGACCCTCATTGTTCTCGTCGTTTATGGCTTCCAGCCATCTGCTTCGACTCAAAACATGCCCGCCGCGGGAGAAACATCAAAATATCTGAAAGAAATCAATCCCCAGTTCAAAATCATGATGACGGGAACCCATCCCGCCGCTCTTCCAGCCCGAACTCTTCGGGAGGAAGCCATCGATTTTGTCTGTGACCGGGAAGGTCCCGAAACTATCCATGGAACCTGTCAGGCCCTAAAATCCTCTACCCCAGACTTTTCCAAAATCCCCAGCCTTTGGTACAAGACGTCGTCCGGAATGGTTCTTTCCAACCCGGCTACTCCCCTGATGGACGATCTGGACGAGGAACTTCCCGGAGTTTCCTGGGACCTCTTGCCGATGGACAAGTATCGAGCACACAACTGGCATTGTTTTGAGCATATTACGGAACGGCAACCCTACGCCTCCCTCCACACCTCCCTTGGATGCCCCTACAAATGCACATTTTGCTGTATCAACGCTCCGTTCGGAAAACCTTCCTACCGGATGTGGTCTCCGGACAGCGTCATTCGGGAAATCGATATCCTGGTCAACAAATATGGTGTCAAGAACATCAAGTTTGTCGATGAGATGTTCGTATTGAATGAAAATCATGTCCTTGGTATCTGTGACCGCATTATTGATCGAGGCTACGACCTGAATATCTGGGCCTATGCGCGCGTCGATACAGTCAAAGGACATTTTCTGGAAAAATTGAACAAGGCCGGGTTCCGGTGGCTGGCCCTGGGGATTGAATCCGGAAGCAAGCACGTCCGGGATGGGGTGGAGAAAGGCCGATTCGGGTCCGAAGAGATTATCGGAGTCGTTCGCAACATACAAAATGCCGGCATCAATGTCATCGGGAATTACATTTTCGGACTTCCTGACGACACCTTGGAATCCATGGAAGACACACTCTCTCTGGCCATGGAAGCGAACTGTGAATTTGCAAGTTTTTATTGCGCCATGGCCTATCCGGGCTCCAAACTCTATGAAATGGCGATAGAGAAGAAATGGGCTCTTCCCGAAAGCTGGATCGGCTATTCACAACACAGCTACG
This window encodes:
- a CDS encoding DsrE family protein, which codes for MTNKHVFVVYSGESDPGRVYHALVYALQAARRGDEVRLFFAGDGTYWPEVLENNHPTMGEMFQELKNRNVLEGVTKTCAMAYGRAEAAGKILPLVSGPEESRGQVDLLDFADRSYRIWTY
- a CDS encoding B12-binding domain-containing radical SAM protein; amino-acid sequence: MKREKVDVLFINPGDREAVYQSLGKTFSAIEPPSLAGFFATYIRKKGMSTQIIDAPALNLSPRTIAEFVSDNYDPTLIVLVVYGFQPSASTQNMPAAGETSKYLKEINPQFKIMMTGTHPAALPARTLREEAIDFVCDREGPETIHGTCQALKSSTPDFSKIPSLWYKTSSGMVLSNPATPLMDDLDEELPGVSWDLLPMDKYRAHNWHCFEHITERQPYASLHTSLGCPYKCTFCCINAPFGKPSYRMWSPDSVIREIDILVNKYGVKNIKFVDEMFVLNENHVLGICDRIIDRGYDLNIWAYARVDTVKGHFLEKLNKAGFRWLALGIESGSKHVRDGVEKGRFGSEEIIGVVRNIQNAGINVIGNYIFGLPDDTLESMEDTLSLAMEANCEFASFYCAMAYPGSKLYEMAIEKKWALPESWIGYSQHSYETTPLPTDFLSAKEVLGFRDNAFMRYFTNPDYLRMVQKKFGEDTLNNIRDMTKISIRRKLLEE
- a CDS encoding substrate-binding domain-containing protein gives rise to the protein MNRRFAFLFAGALLSAGFLFSQNSRADDLPPIRNVPVLDQPPILAWPRDEKPLSADITDPSADTLSDLHGVLRGDACRRLDLLLSTEGNYYMALRELVKSILKPGTPGAPGSFLYTTSPPVSLPQSRANALSLGNLRILCRPEVAVASWPTIRKLQQAGLAEGRPIPVIQGEGEVLLVKKGNPLHIRSVWDLGRPGVRVVTPNPVKEKGAFLAYARTLYQIAKNDPHPPAGWTAEKLFRAVYDSSDPHKWVAGPRIHHRDEPWSVAYGHADVAILFHQLGLATQRAFPDVFDLVPLGGTIEHPRPLPGSVISTSVLVRIRGHWSPGQKKAREALVRAYMSRRFTQILRRWGMKRPEGFGAGTDTHMP